Below is a window of Nocardia asteroides DNA.
CGGACGTAGGTGTCCAGCTTGTCCTTGGGGCAGTGATCGGTGTGCAGCGCGATCGTCACGTCGTAGCGGGCGGCGACCACGTGCGCGAACTCGGCCAGCGCCACCGCACCGGTGACCATGTCCTTCACGCCCAGGCCGGAGCCGAACTCGGCGCCACCGGTCGAGAACTGGATGATGCCGTCGCTGCCTGCGTCCGCGAAGCCCTTGATGGCGGCGTTGATCGTCTCCGACGAGGTGCAGTTGATAGCCGGGAATGCGAACGAGTGCGCCTTGGCCCGGCCGAGCATCTCGGCGTAGACCTCCGGAGTCGCGATAGGCACAGCAGTGACCTCCGTGTGTGGGGGAGCGAAAAACCAATTCTGTCAGGCGTCAGCCTACTGTGGGCCACTCATCACACAGATTCGCCCGGTACTGTGGGGCCCGTGACTTTGCTGGCGGTATCCGATGCGGTGACGAGCAACCTTGCGTTGACCCAGTTGCTGGACCCGATGTATCTGCTCCAGGAGACATGGCTGAAGAACGCCGTGCTACCGGCCATCCTGGCGATCGTCTTCATCGAGACCGGCCTGCTGTTCCCGTTGCTGCCCGGTGACTCGCTGCTGTTCACCGGCGGCATGCTGGCCGCGCAGCCGAACCCGCCGGTCTCCATCTGGGTGCTCGTCCCGCTGGTGATCCTCGTCGCCTTCGCCGGTGACCAGTGCGCCTACTGGATCGGCCGCCGGATCGGCCCGGCGATCTTCCGCAAGGAGGACAGCCGCTTCTTCAAGAAGCAGTACGTCACCGAGACGCACGAATTCTTCGAGAAGCACGGTCCCAAGACCATCATCCTGGCCCGGTTCGTGCCGATCGTGCGCACGTTCATGCCGGTGCTGGCCGGTGTGTCGAAGATGAGCTACCGCAAGTACGTGGCCTTCGACATCGTCGGCGCCATCCTGTGGGGTGGCGGCGTGACCGTGCTCGGCTACTTCCTCGGCAACGTGCCCTTCATCCGCGACCACATCGAGGGCATCTTCCTGCTGATCGTGTTCGTCTCGATCCTGCCCGCGATCATCACCGTCGGTAAGAAGATCCTGGACAAGCGCCGCGGCGACGCCGTGCCCGCTGACGACGCGCCGACCACCGAGCTGGCCGCTTCGGCGAACGAGATCCGCTGAGCACGTGACCGCAGTACCGTCGACCCTGGCCGTGGGCAGCTTCGATCCACTGATCTCGGCAGGCCCCGCCGTGGTCTGGTCGGTGGTGCTCGTCTTCGTCTTCCTCGAGTGCGCGTTCATCATCGGGCTGTTCCTGCCCGGTGACTCCATGCTGATCACCGCCGGCATCGTGATGGCCTCGCACGCCAACGGCGAGGCCCAGATCTGGGCATTGTCGGTGGGCACGATGGTGGCCGCCATCGTGGGCAACCAGGTGGGGTACGTGATCGGCGCGCGCACCGGGCATCGCCTGGTCGCGCGCAAGAACGGCCGCTATTTCAACACCAGGAATCTGGCCAAGGTCACCGCGCTGCTGGAGAAACACGGGTTCCTCGCGGTGCTGGTGGCACGCTGGATTCCCTGGGTGCGCACGCTGTGCCCGATGGTGGCGGGCGCAGCCGGGATGGACCACCGCCGCTACACCATCGCCAGCACCATCGGCGCGATCATCTGGGCGCCGGTGCTGCTGCTGATCGGCTATTACGCCGGCGAGTTCCTCGAGCAGGTGCCGTGGCTGATGCCCGCGGTGATCGTCGTGATGATCGTCTGCCTGGTGATCGGCACCATCCTGGGGCTGCGGCACTACCGGCAGGAGATGGCCAAGCCGGCCGAGGACTTCGACGTGGAGCGGGCGCCGAGCGTCGCCGCCGACGCCGAACGCTGACTCACAGCCCCGCGGCGGTCACCTGGTAGGCGGCCTCCATCAGCATCCAGCCGGACAGCTGCACCGACAGGTCGCGTTCCGGCACCGCCGAGGCCGTCACCGAGCCGCCCGCGGTGAACTTGCCCGCGCCCGCGGTGCCGCCGGGTAGTCGGGCCGGCTTGCTCCAGTCGTGGCCGAACAGCGGTTCGCCCTCGACCTCGAGCCGGTTGGCCCAGGCCGCGGTGGCCGAAGCCTTCACGATGGCGGCCGCGACCCGCCGATCGGCCTCCTGCTGCTTGCCCTCGCCGGGCAGCATCAGCGCGACCACCGCCAGGTAGCGGGCGAGGATGCCGTTGAACAGGCCGCCGTCGCCACCGCCGCCCCCGGTGATGACCAGCCGGGTGGTCATGTTCTCCTCGACCGCGGCGAGCAGGCGGCTGACCCGCTCGACGTGGCGGTCGTCGTCGGTGTGCACGGCCAGTTCGGTCTCCAGCCCGAGCACAACGCCCTGGCAGTAGCTGAACATCGGGCGTTCGATCTCGCCGGAGGGCAGGTGGATGCCGTCGAGGATCAGGCCGGATTCGGGATCGCGCAGGGTGGCGTCGAGCCAGTCGGCCATCTGCTGTGCCCGTTCCACCCGGCCCAGCCGCAGCAGCGCGATGCCTGCCGGTCCGTTGGCCGGCGCGTTGAAGAAGTCCGAGCGGACCCGCCACGGGATGCCGCCGCCGGTCTCCGGTTCCCAGGCGTTGTAGAGCTGCTGTTCGAGGGCGACCAGGCCGCGGCGGGCCTGGGTGAGCTCCTGGGTGCGTTCGGCGCGTTCGAGCGCGATCGCCAGCCAGGCCATGTCGTCGTAGTAGCGGTTGGTCCACCCGGTGATGTTGCGGACGCGGATGGCGCGGGCCAGCGCGCCGATCCGACGGCGCCGGGCGGGCGTCGGCACGCGGTTGGCGGCGTCGACCGCGATGTCGAGCAGGTGCGCCTGCCACCAGTAGTGCCAGCCGACGAACGCGCGCTCGCGCCGGGTGGCGGGCCAGCCGACGACACCCAATTCCGTTCCGGGACAACCCCACAGCATGCGCAGGTGGCGCGAGACGATCGCGGACTCGGCCATGTCGGCACGCTCGGACCACAGCGCCGGCGTGGGCACGGATCCGGCGCGATCAGTGGGCTGTGGGCGCCGGCCGCTGCGCGAGGTCATAGCACTATGGTGCCAGTTGCTGCCCGGTTTCCGCGCCCGTTCCGTTACCGATTCGAGGCTGATTCGATCACAACCGGGCCGGATCACACATCAACCGGCGAGGAAACGGACCGCTACCAGGCCAGCGAGAGGTCGGCGTGCTGACGGATCCAGGCGTGCATGGCGATCCCGGCGGCGACGCCGGCGTTGATACTGCGCGTCGAACCGAACTGCGCGATCGAAACCGTCAGCGCCGCCGCGTCTTTCGCGTCGTCACTGACGCCGGGGCCTTCCTGGCCGAACAGCAGCAGGCACTCGCGGGGCAGCCGCGCGGTCTCCAGCGGGACCGCGCCGGGCACATTGTCGACCGCGACGACGGTCAGCCCCGCGGTTGCCGCGAACTCGCGCAGTTCGGCCAGATCGCTGTGGTGCACGAGGTGCTGATAGCGGTCGGTGACCATGGCGCCGCGCCGGTTCCAGCGCCGACGGCCGACGATGTGCACCGCGGCGGCCGCGAAGGCGTTGGCGGTGCGCACCACGGTGCCGATATTGGCGTCGTGGCCGAAGTTCTCGATGGCGACGTGGAAGGGGAAACGGCGCGCGTCGATATCGGCGACGATCGCCTCGCGGGTCCAATACCGGTAGGCGTCGACGACGTTGCGCCGGTCGCCCTCGGCCAGCAGCACCGGGTCGTAGCGTTCGTCGGCAGGCGCCGGGGTGCCGTATTCCTGTTCCCACGGTCCGAGCCCGTGCGGATGCTCGCCCCATTCGGTCGGACCGGCGACCTCGATCTCGGGCGATGGCACAGACTCGTTCACCCGGAGAATGCTAGGTGGGCGCCGGTCAGGCCGACGACTCGGCCGCCCCCACGATCAGGAACACCACCAGCCCGCCGAGCCCGACGAGCAGCGACAACGCCAGCATCGCGGTGCCGATGATCCCCATGATGTAGCCGGCGTAGACCTGCGATCGGCCGCCGGTGCGCCCCTGCGAGGCGTCGATCTCGGCCAGCACCGTGCGGCCTTTCAGCCACGCGAACGGGGCGAGCACGCCACAGAACGCGAGCCCGAGGATGCCGAGGACCAGCACGGTGGTCGTCTGCGGATGATCCGGCGGCGGCCGGAAACCGGGGTAGCCGGGCGGCGGTGTACTCATGCGCGAATCGTAATCCCGAGTGGCCGGGGCGGCGCGGTGGCGCGACCTATCCTGGAGGCGTAGGGCTCACGGGTGGTAGTCGGTATGGAGCACACGCGCATTCTGCAAGCGCTGGCCTGCGTCGTCGCGATGTATCTGGTCGCCCTCGCGGTGTGGCTCGGCTGGCTGGCTCCGCACACGCCGCCGGGGACGATGCCGTATCAGGTGCTGATCATGGTGGGGCTGTTCGGTTCGGCCGCGGGTATCGCCATGGCCGTCGCGTCCATGCCGACCAGGGCCGAACGGCGGCTGCGCAGGCACGGGCTGGAAGGCTGGGCCCGCATCGACGGCGTGCGCCCGCTGTCGAGGACCGATCACTCCAGCGAGCTCACCGAATTCGATGTCGAGCTGACGGTGCCGGGGGCCGACACCTATCACGGGAAGATCGTGGTGGACGTGATGCCGGTCGACAAGCCGCGGATGATCATCGGGCAGGTCATCCCGATCCGCGTCGACCCGATGAACCGCGACCGCATCATGATCCTGCCGCAGGGTGCGCCTCCCCGCGATCCAGGCCGGACATAGGCGGGGTCAGCCCGGGGCCGCGTTGGATGAGGGTAGGCCGACTATCGGGCGGCCGCGGCGGAGGGTGCGTTGCCACCGGATCGGGTCGAAGACGGCGGGGTCGGTGGAGTCCACGAAGGCGCGCATGACTTTCACGAAGCGGTCGGGGTCGTGGTGATGGGGGAAATGCCCAGCACCGTCGAAGATTTCGAGCAGCGAGCCGGGAAAGGCGCGGTGCGCTCTGGCCGCGTGGGCCGAGGGGATGACGGTGTCGCGGGTGCCACCGATGATCAGGGTCGGCAGGTGAGCGGCCAGGTAGCCGCGGTCGAGCATGGTGATGGACTGGCCGCGCCGGTCGGCGGCGGCACGGATCGTGCGCAGGAAGGCGTTGCGGGCGCCGTCGTCGGACAGGTGCCCGTAGAGGCGCAGCACGTAGTCCGCGTCCGGGCCGAGGCCGAGCCCGCCCAGCACATCGACCACCGGGATCGCGGCGCGCACCGCCGTGCGCACCGGCCAGCTGGTCAGCGCCAGCAGACCGGGGCCCGCGCCGGGCAGGGTGGCCAGGCGGAACGCCGGATGCACCCCGGCGCCCATCCCCGCCGGGCACACCAGCGCGAGCCGCTGCACCTTCTCCGGGAACTGGTAGGCGAACTGCATCGCGATCCCGCCGCCCAGCGAATGCCCCACCACGGTGACCCGCTCGATCCCCAGCACGCTCAGCAGATCACGCATCCCGTTGGCGTACGCGGCGACCGCGTAGTCGGCGCGCGGCTTGGCCGAATCGCCGTGCCCGAGCAGATCCGGCGCGAGCACGGTGAAATGCTCGGCGAGCCCGTCGAACACCGCCGACCAGGTCCCCGAACTGTCGGAGATGCCGTGGATGAGCAGCAACGGCGGCCCCGACCCGGCCATCCGGAACGCACGACGATAGCCGTGCACCTCGATGAACTGCACCTGCCCGGTCATCCTCGAAGCGTGCGCGGCGGGTGTTGCGCCGGAACTACGTCCAGGTAAGCCCTATGTCACCGCGACGCGGCCGGCGCTACGGCTTCTGCGCCTGAGCCTGGCCAAAAGGCGCGGAGAGGAGGTACTGCGCTGCGGCGTAGGTCGCCAGGATGACGCCCTCGCTGACGCGGCGGGACCGCTCGCTCGTCGCGAACAGCCTGCGCAGCACGATCAGCCCGTCGGAGACCGTGAACAGCAGCGCACCCACACCGAGCCGGCTGCGCGGGTCGCCGCCGGGGATGTTCAGGCCCGCGATGTTCTTGGTCCCCGGCGCGAGATCGGGGTCCGAGGCCAGGGTGGCCGCGGTGCCGAGGGTGGCGCCGTAGGCCGTCAGCGGGACGGCCAGGACCGGCGCCTTGGCCCGCAGCAAACCCGCCGCACCGGCCCACGCCAGCACGCGCGGCGCGGCGATCGCGGCTTTCGGCCGGGCGCCGCGCCGCCACCACAGCAGCGAGTAGCCGGTCTGCATGACGGCGAACGAGGACGCGCCCGCGATCAGCCGGCGATCGTCGTCGGGGTCGATCAGCAGTACGTCACCGACGGTGGCCGCGGCCAGCGAGCCGAGCAGGATCCGGCGCTCGACCGGGTCCAGCTCGACCCCGCTGGTGACGGTGTCGGCCGCCAGCAGCGGCATCAGCAGCGGCTTGCTCAGCCATTGCAGCCGCTCGCGGCCGGTGACGGCACCGAAGACGGTGACCGCCGCCGCCGCGAGATAGCCCGCGCGCAGCGGTCGCACGTCAGAAGCTCGTTTCCTTGGGCGCGGGCGGCAGGACCACGACCTGGCCCGCGTAGCTCAGCCCGGCGCCGAACCCGAGCAGCAGCGCCAGCTGGCCACCCTTGGCCTTGCCGGTCACCAGCATCTCCTCCATCGCCAGCGGGATCGAGGCGGCCGAGGTGTTGCCGGTGTTCTCGATGTCGTTGGCCATCGGGATGCCCTCGGCCAGGCCGAGGTTCTTCTTCATCAGTTCGTTGATCCTGGCGTTGGCCTGGTGCGGGATGAACACCTCGATGTCCTCCTTGGCCACGCCGGAGGCGTCCAGCGCCGCCGACAGCGCGCGCGGCAGGGTGACCGCGGCCCAGCGGAAGACCTTCGGGCCCTCCATGTGCAGCGACATCCGGCCGATCGGCTCGACCTCGGGGTCGGTGCCCTGCATGGCCTGGGCCTTGTTCATGTACGCGAGGAAGTCGACGTCCTGGGCGATGGCCTCGGCGTTCTCGCCGTCACTGCCCCACACCGTGGGCGAGATGCCGTTCTCCTCGGCCGGACCGACCACCACGGCGCCCGCGCCGTCACCGAAGATCATCGCGGTGCCGCGGTCGGTCGGGTCGAGGCCCACGGTCATCGTCTCGGCGCCGATCACCAGGATGTAGTCGGCCGAACCGGCGCGGATCAGGTCGGCGGCGACGCCGAGCCCGTAGCCGAAACCGCCGCAGC
It encodes the following:
- a CDS encoding DedA family protein, giving the protein MYLLQETWLKNAVLPAILAIVFIETGLLFPLLPGDSLLFTGGMLAAQPNPPVSIWVLVPLVILVAFAGDQCAYWIGRRIGPAIFRKEDSRFFKKQYVTETHEFFEKHGPKTIILARFVPIVRTFMPVLAGVSKMSYRKYVAFDIVGAILWGGGVTVLGYFLGNVPFIRDHIEGIFLLIVFVSILPAIITVGKKILDKRRGDAVPADDAPTTELAASANEIR
- a CDS encoding beta-ketoacyl-ACP synthase 3 gives rise to the protein MVSIAVNKSRDNVAMLGIGAYRPQRIVSNAEVCEVLDSTPEWIFERTGIHNRRWISGDETIRSIAAAAGERALNNTPIDRAKIGAVILCTSSWLKLTPHGAPSVASDLGLNGVAAFDLTSGCGGFGYGLGVAADLIRAGSADYILVIGAETMTVGLDPTDRGTAMIFGDGAGAVVVGPAEENGISPTVWGSDGENAEAIAQDVDFLAYMNKAQAMQGTDPEVEPIGRMSLHMEGPKVFRWAAVTLPRALSAALDASGVAKEDIEVFIPHQANARINELMKKNLGLAEGIPMANDIENTGNTSAASIPLAMEEMLVTGKAKGGQLALLLGFGAGLSYAGQVVVLPPAPKETSF
- a CDS encoding DUF4190 domain-containing protein, whose protein sequence is MSTPPPGYPGFRPPPDHPQTTTVLVLGILGLAFCGVLAPFAWLKGRTVLAEIDASQGRTGGRSQVYAGYIMGIIGTAMLALSLLVGLGGLVVFLIVGAAESSA
- a CDS encoding TrmH family RNA methyltransferase, with amino-acid sequence MNESVPSPEIEVAGPTEWGEHPHGLGPWEQEYGTPAPADERYDPVLLAEGDRRNVVDAYRYWTREAIVADIDARRFPFHVAIENFGHDANIGTVVRTANAFAAAAVHIVGRRRWNRRGAMVTDRYQHLVHHSDLAELREFAATAGLTVVAVDNVPGAVPLETARLPRECLLLFGQEGPGVSDDAKDAAALTVSIAQFGSTRSINAGVAAGIAMHAWIRQHADLSLAW
- a CDS encoding DedA family protein — translated: MTAVPSTLAVGSFDPLISAGPAVVWSVVLVFVFLECAFIIGLFLPGDSMLITAGIVMASHANGEAQIWALSVGTMVAAIVGNQVGYVIGARTGHRLVARKNGRYFNTRNLAKVTALLEKHGFLAVLVARWIPWVRTLCPMVAGAAGMDHRRYTIASTIGAIIWAPVLLLIGYYAGEFLEQVPWLMPAVIVVMIVCLVIGTILGLRHYRQEMAKPAEDFDVERAPSVAADAER
- a CDS encoding lysoplasmalogenase: MRPLRAGYLAAAAVTVFGAVTGRERLQWLSKPLLMPLLAADTVTSGVELDPVERRILLGSLAAATVGDVLLIDPDDDRRLIAGASSFAVMQTGYSLLWWRRGARPKAAIAAPRVLAWAGAAGLLRAKAPVLAVPLTAYGATLGTAATLASDPDLAPGTKNIAGLNIPGGDPRSRLGVGALLFTVSDGLIVLRRLFATSERSRRVSEGVILATYAAAQYLLSAPFGQAQAQKP
- a CDS encoding glycoside hydrolase family 76 protein, which produces MAESAIVSRHLRMLWGCPGTELGVVGWPATRRERAFVGWHYWWQAHLLDIAVDAANRVPTPARRRRIGALARAIRVRNITGWTNRYYDDMAWLAIALERAERTQELTQARRGLVALEQQLYNAWEPETGGGIPWRVRSDFFNAPANGPAGIALLRLGRVERAQQMADWLDATLRDPESGLILDGIHLPSGEIERPMFSYCQGVVLGLETELAVHTDDDRHVERVSRLLAAVEENMTTRLVITGGGGGDGGLFNGILARYLAVVALMLPGEGKQQEADRRVAAAIVKASATAAWANRLEVEGEPLFGHDWSKPARLPGGTAGAGKFTAGGSVTASAVPERDLSVQLSGWMLMEAAYQVTAAGL
- a CDS encoding alpha/beta fold hydrolase; translation: MTGQVQFIEVHGYRRAFRMAGSGPPLLLIHGISDSSGTWSAVFDGLAEHFTVLAPDLLGHGDSAKPRADYAVAAYANGMRDLLSVLGIERVTVVGHSLGGGIAMQFAYQFPEKVQRLALVCPAGMGAGVHPAFRLATLPGAGPGLLALTSWPVRTAVRAAIPVVDVLGGLGLGPDADYVLRLYGHLSDDGARNAFLRTIRAAADRRGQSITMLDRGYLAAHLPTLIIGGTRDTVIPSAHAARAHRAFPGSLLEIFDGAGHFPHHHDPDRFVKVMRAFVDSTDPAVFDPIRWQRTLRRGRPIVGLPSSNAAPG